The DNA region CCTCTTCTTTGCGCCATTAGACAATTAGAAAATATAGTCAAAAATGCGCTCGTAAAAACAGCCAATATTTTAATCATATTAAAAAAATAATTATACTATTTTTGATTCTATTTAGTATAAATATCAAAATAGTGTTCTTTTATATTTAATTTTTGTTCCTTATAGATGTACATTGGAATCACTATACTAATTTAAAAGGAGTTGTCAATAATATCTAGACAACTCCTTTGACCTAATTCTTTATTTAGTGTCCCACCATACTCTATCTGTCAGAGTTGCTGTTGGTACATTAGATGCATTGGCAGTTTCTTCAGATAATGGATATAAAAATCTACGCGGAATGCCTTTTGTATTAGCAGGCGCTCCATTGGCGGTACTAATTACAGTCAAAGCTGGATAACCGGTCCTTCTCCAATCCGTCCATATTTCAGGTGAAAAAAAGTTAGCAACAGATTTTTCCTCCATGATTCTTTGGATTGCGTTTGAAGTGGTAAGTGTACCTCTATTAGTTAAATATGCCTGTACACTATCCGCAGACGCACTCAACCCCATCTTAGCCATATTATTTAGAATAGCAGTTTGATAAACCTCTTGTGCAGCACTCAATCCAGAAACATAATACGTTGCTTCTGCCTTCAAAAACAAAGCTTCGTCCGCTGAAAATATATAACCATTGGCATTATCTGCCGCATAAAAATCACCTGGAATAGAAAAATTATAAAGAGTCTGAAAACCGGAACCAATAACGCTACCTGTATATAATCCAGTATTTGCAGCAGGTGCAACTAATTTAGTCAAACGTGGATCCTTTCTTGACTTTAAAGAATCAACATAATTTGATGCTAGAATATTTGTGGATGTATTATAAAAATTCCAATACCATGGAGATGAATAATTTTGACCACCATTATAAGTGAAATAACAATCCTCGGTGTAAGACGTAAGACCATTATCTAAAGCAGCTAAAGCAAGTTTGGACTGAGTTTGCACATCATAGCCAGATGCGTTTATCAAATGCATGTAAAATCTAGCTTTCAACGAATATGCCAATTTCTTCCACGAAGTAGCATTTCCACTATAAAAATAATCATCGGTACTGGGAACTAAACCATTTCCTCTATCTAATTCAATAATTGCAGAATCAAGTAAAACTTGAAGATTTGTATAAATACTTTCTTGACTATCAAACTTTGGCGTCAAATTCCCCACTCCTGAAAGACCTGCTGAGTAAGGAACATCACCCCACCAATCTGTCACATCGCCTAATGTATATGCCGTTAAAGTTTTTGCAATACCTGCATAGATATCATTTCCATCAACCATCGCCAAACTATCCATAATTTTCATATTATTCAAGTTTGTCACATAGGCATAATACCAATAAGAATTAAAACTAGAATTATACACAACATATGTTACTTCATTTGGGACAGGTTGATTAAGCGTCATATTTTGCATCCAATAATTGATGTAAATAGCAGCACCACCTGCAGCCATTCTACTCGATACGGATTCTTCTATTGGTCCCAATAATAAATTAACAGAAGGAGAGGTCAAATCATTATTATCTTTATTGACATTTAGAAATTTTTTACAGCTTGTAAATATAATAGGGATACAAAGTAAAGCCGTCAATACTTTTATTATTTTATTTCTATACATTTTTTTTACATTAAAAATTAGAAAAGAAGTTTAAGGGCTACACTATAAGATCTGTTCGTAGGTGTACCAAATGTATAAACACCAATACTACCATTACCTGTACCAAATGTATTATTAGACTCTGGATCTGACCCCGTGAAATCACTATTATGCCAAATCCATAAGTTTCTACCCGTCAAAGTTATAGTAGCCTCTTTGAAAGGAGATTTTTTGAAAATAGAATTATTTAAAGTATAGTTTATATTAACATTTC from Rhizosphaericola mali includes:
- a CDS encoding SusD/RagB family nutrient-binding outer membrane lipoprotein, which encodes MYRNKIIKVLTALLCIPIIFTSCKKFLNVNKDNNDLTSPSVNLLLGPIEESVSSRMAAGGAAIYINYWMQNMTLNQPVPNEVTYVVYNSSFNSYWYYAYVTNLNNMKIMDSLAMVDGNDIYAGIAKTLTAYTLGDVTDWWGDVPYSAGLSGVGNLTPKFDSQESIYTNLQVLLDSAIIELDRGNGLVPSTDDYFYSGNATSWKKLAYSLKARFYMHLINASGYDVQTQSKLALAALDNGLTSYTEDCYFTYNGGQNYSSPWYWNFYNTSTNILASNYVDSLKSRKDPRLTKLVAPAANTGLYTGSVIGSGFQTLYNFSIPGDFYAADNANGYIFSADEALFLKAEATYYVSGLSAAQEVYQTAILNNMAKMGLSASADSVQAYLTNRGTLTTSNAIQRIMEEKSVANFFSPEIWTDWRRTGYPALTVISTANGAPANTKGIPRRFLYPLSEETANASNVPTATLTDRVWWDTK